A part of Miscanthus floridulus cultivar M001 chromosome 6, ASM1932011v1, whole genome shotgun sequence genomic DNA contains:
- the LOC136458876 gene encoding FCS-Like Zinc finger 8-like, with the protein MVESNGHRSTTAPAAVGFFRVPGLFVRLSSKGGVSNAVDADSVWSPTSPLDFKHHLRSSPPRVGLGLVDALTADETGGSMQFEGRSSFLDSIKPFLDLALPKAAAVCGNKAAAAPASSAGVAAASLDKANEYDADCEEYTCVISRGANPRTTHILAGETVEAVRKQGDVGGCRKVIFSIEPLSDQQPSSTSSSPAAATASVASGRCCCCMKRLQEDMDIFIYLGEKAFCSSECRKGYIEEAAEELMILDPALNL; encoded by the exons ATGGTGGAATCCAATGGccaccggagcaccaccgcccccGCGGCCGTCGGGTTCTTCCGCGTCCCGGGCCTGTTCGTGAGGCTGAGCAGCAAGGGGGGAGTGAGCAATGCCGTGGACGCCGACTCGGTCTGGAGCCCGACCTCCCCTCTGGACTTCAAGCACCACCTCAGGTCCAGCCCGCCGagggtcggcctcggcctcgtcgACGCCCTCACCGCCGACGAGACCGGTGGTTCCATGCAGTTCGAGGGCAGGAGCTCGTTCCTCGACTCCATCAAGCCGTTCCTCGACCTGGCGCTGCCCAAGGCGGCGGCGGTGTGCGGGAACAAGGCTGCTGCTGCCCCTGCCTCGTCGGCCGGCGTCGCCGCCGCAAGCCTGGACAAGGCAAACGAGTACGACGCCGACTGTGAGGAGTATACTTGCGTCATCTCGCGCGGGGCCAATCCGAGGACCACGCACATCCTGGCCGGCGAGACGGTGGAGGCTGTGCGCAAGCAGGGCGATGTAGGTGGCTGCAGGAAGGTGATTTTCAGCATCGAGCCATTGAGCGACCAGCAGCCGTCGTCCACGTcctcgtcgccggcggcggcAACCGCTAGCGTCGCGTCCGGccgttgctgctgctgcatgaagaGGCTGCAGGAGGACATGGACATCTTCATCTACCT GGGAGAGAAGGCTTTCTGCAGCAGCGAGTGCAGGAAGGGGTACATCGAGGAGGCGGCAGAGGAGCTCATGATTCTGGATCCTGCTCTAAATCTTTGA